The genomic DNA ATCTCTCAATTTGGtgactgatcagcagcctatggTTGGTATTGAACTAAGAATTTTATTTACTGGTTATGTCGCTTCAATTTGTCGTGTAGTTGATTTTGTTTGATCTGTTCTTTCTGTCGTCTAGTTGCTATGGACCTGGCAGTTCATTCGGTTTAATCTACTGCTTCTCTTAGTAAACAAATTTTTCATTGATAATATTGATTAATATAACTCAGTTTGCCATGGTTATCTGTTCTTGTCATAGTAATCATAATCTCCCTGTTTAGTTGCAGTGGGATATGGGAGTGGCAAGGAGATGAGTATAGTCTGCAGAGAGACACTAGAAACGGTTTGTTGCTTAGGTACTTTGTGAAATAAACCACTGTTTTGTCCGTCTTATGGTCAATGAATTCCACAGAGTTGCCTCACTTGTTCTGGgataaaattaatcaaaatgaAGATGATTTGTTATACATTCTGGATGAGCACACTCCGATAAAAGATTGCGCAGACTTGGGGCACTTACTTTCTGATCTTGGAGGTAACCTTCTCTATGATATTTGGTTTGTTGCTTTGGTGTTGAACTTTGGATGCAAACGGAAATTTGTATTCAGGTGATGCTACCAAGGGGTGGGAAGAGTGTAGAGACTCCATGCAACTCAAAAGAAGGCGCATGCTTCAGTTCACTTCTGATGCTCGTGAATCTCCAAATGATGAAATGGCCTCGGCGTTATTGAAAACGAAGGTCGGTTTAGTTACCCATGCTGATTGATTAACTATCTTATGGATTCTTTCTAACTAAATCTTATGGATTATTAGTCGACAATAATGGAAGATGAGATTGCAGAAAGTTTAGAGTGTACTGCACAGTGGGCTTCAGCCTTCTCTGGTTTGCGTTCCTTTAACATTTTGAAATGTTTTGGTCATTTGCATTTCGGTACTAACATTGTGACTCTTTCAGAAGAGAGGTCTGGTTTGAACTGTGAAGGTTTGGATCAATCATCAGATGGGTGGCTAGTAGATTGCTTGAATGAAAGCGAGATGCAGTGCAGCCCTGATGAAATGTGTGAAAATTTGGACTTTTGTGTTTGTGATATATCTGCTACCATCTCTTATTAAATCCATGTCTTAACATCATAACATGGCTTCTCACAGGAACACTATTGTGGCCTTCAATCAACAAGCTGATATTTCTGGTCTGCTCACAACCTTTACAAGTCTTCGAGATATGTATCTAGTATTTATTAAAATGTTGTTTCTATCATGATCTATCTTTTCTACAATTCTACGAAGTCACTGATTCATTTTTCTCTAAAAAGATGCCTAACTCATGCTTTCTTGCTATCTTTTCATCGGTTTATAGAGTATTATCAAGATTCACCTACAATGGAAACTGATACGATGCCAGAGATCACTGCCCCAATTAATCTGAAGGTTTCTAAGGGTATACTTGGTGATTCATTCAACTCTCCATTATTATTTGCTTGTTGAAACCTCTATGCAGATACCTATGATTGCTTGTTCTCATTTTTCAGGTAAGAAGTCGTGTATCAGAAGCCCAAGAAAGTTGACAACTTCAGTTGCTTATCCTTTTGCACTTATCAAACCTTGTGGAGTTCACGGCGATCTGACATTGAGCGACATAAATCAACGAATTCACGCTCCACCACCGTCAAAATTAAAGCATGTGAAGGACGAGGATCCTTTTGATTTGTATCCGACATCGGCTTTTTCTGGGAAACCTGTGGTTGTGAAAACAAAAATACGCACTGAAGGTGGACAAGGTAGCATTACAATCACGAGAACCAAAGGTTAGCGGGCAAGCCAGCTCTGAATGTTGCCTCGATATCACGTCCTCATGCATATAACTTAATGAATTGTCATGTAAGCTCTAGCCAGGTTTTGTAGAGAATTTAGGTCTTTGAAATGATTTCTAGGTGCTGCATTTATCACTCGGAAGAATTTGATGAACTTGTTGTCTTTGAGGCTTATGCTTCGTGCTGTCTTGCTGTTTTGTTGTGCAGCTATTTGTTGCTTATGGTTGAGTTAATGAACCGTTTTGTAAATAACATTGAGCAGCTATCTTTGCTTTGAGGTTGGATCTAGAGGAACAAGGATTGTGACTCGTGGCTTCGGAAAGATCGCATATCTCTGCCATTTCAACCTAAGGCGAAGTTTGCATCCTTCGTCGACGGGCAGTCCTCGAGGCCACAAGAGatatccattgataaattaagtaGCATCACATTTTAGTCGAACAGAATGCCATGACTAATCACATAATACATTATAGATCCAAAACCTATATAACATACGACTGTTATTATGTGTAAGAAGGGCACAACAAAACATAATAATGGTGTTGAATTGGAATACAATTTCGCCTATGAGAAAAATACTTATCAATGAAttttacttccatttcttttcgcATCACAATGGAGGGTAAAAGTATGAAGACAAGGAGAATCCAAGAAAGAGAAGGCCGCCAATGGTGGCGACTGTTCTTTGTGAGATTTTGGATGCCAACAAGCTCCCTCCGATAACCGCCAACGATGTGCATACCGTGTGACCCAAAGTTGCTCCAACAGCAACTCCAATTGCATTCTTGTGAGTTGCCAACTGTGCAAGACCCAGTAATTGTCGAAATGATAAAGTTCTTAAAAGAGTTTGAGGAAGTAGCAACAGATATATTATATGCAGATCCTTCATAGTATTACATGGAATTCTTTAAGTCACTTATCATGAGATCAAATAACTATACGTCTATTTTTAAATGTTAActataatatatttcatttaaactTTTTTTATTCATATCCTCCATTCTTATCAGCTAGTCATATTGTGTTTTAATTTGTAACAAAAGTAGGTTAAATAAGTGATATAATGgactgaaatagagtctatgggGAAAAAAATGAGGGGTGCTTGAAATAGGAATAAACAAGAGGGTTCCTTTAAATGAAAGGCAATCAAATTGCAAAGATGTACATATAATTTACCCGTTAATAGTCCTGGAGCTTCGATGAATATGAAAAAGGAAGGTAAGTAGAGTCAAGGAAAATGAATTTTACTTCACAGGCACACAGGATGGATAAGTGGGAGAGGGAAAGGATTACAAAATGATACATGATTTCTATCCAAATGAAACTATAGTAAATCACCGGCCTTCGCCTACTTTGAGATTCCAATGCATGATGCGAACCACAATACAGTTATACAGATAGAAAGATAAAGCTAGATGCAGTTTAAGATGCGATGACTCACCGCGATGGTTGCTATTTGGCTGCGATCTCCCCATTCAGCcaaaaaagttaaaataaatgaCTGCAAACAGAGGGTAATTATCAATATTCCATTGGATATAGAAGCATAGATAGCGAAATTAAAAGCACCATCCTTCAACAGTCACTACACACACACAGAATCTAAAACCAGACCAGGCAAACACAACCATTTAACCTGGTTTCAGGGGCTAAGCCTCTCCGAGGGACCAGTACAAGAATTCTGATTAAACAGAATTTGAGTTAGTTCAAAAATGGTGAAGCAGTGAGATCATTAATTCTGCCTGTCCAATTTAAAAGACACTGCCTATGTAATACACACAGAAAGAAAAGGCTACAAAACATTTGACGGAGCAGAAATTGAAAGCATGAATGAAAACATGCAGAAACTTTAACATTATCTGCAGGTTAATAAGCACAATAACAAAAGATCAAACCTCCAAGAATATTGGTGTGCAGAATCTGGTAAAGAAGTGTCGCAATGTAGATTTTCCTTGCCCAGACTCCAGCTTCTCTTCCACCTGACTTAGTTTGATCAGTGAATTCAACGAAAAGCTTCTACCTTTATAAGGGTTAGTACAATGCAATGGCTATAATTCAATCTTCTGATTTGAAATGAATATGCCAATAAAAAGTATAACACTGAGAGCTATCCATTATTCCTCAGCATTCAATATTAACTGCACAGCAAAGACATCTTCCTGCTCTAATGACAGGTTCAATTACAGTAACTGTAAGCcactaattaattttgaagaaaatctGCAGGATTGTAAAATGTTAGTAATTCACTACTTTAGACTACTTTACTGTCACATATGATTGCCTTTCTTGGCTAAAGCATAAGAACAAAGAGAGAAGAGACACAAGAGTTTCCCTAAAATGGCTACGAAGAGCATTTGGATGAAACAACCCAAAGAGAGAGTGATGAACACAGAAATAAAGGATAACTGAAGACACCAATAACTTTTTTTAGCATTTCTAAAAAATCAGAAAAATGATTTGAGCAATAGGCGAAAAGAAAGTTTAAAGTAAAAATCAGCAAACAGAGAAGCAGAAGACAGAGCTCAATAATCAAAAACCACTGCAAGTGATTTCTATGGAGAAGCATTtactttgaattttgattttattcaaatgaaagtTCCCATATCATTAGGCTTTACATGTCAAATTTGAATAACAAACAATACATGAAAGCGATGGTGCTTGGGAATGTTTGAAAAGTGGGATTCTAGGCTCTTTTTTATATATCAAACTGACACTCAAAGTCAACAAACTTATCATCTTAAaccaacaaaaatatatatatataaaaaacaaGGTTGCAAAGACAACTATCATGAGGgacaatattttacttttataaaCAGATATATTCTTCTGCTATATTGTAACCAAGGGTTAGATGCATAGTGAAGATATATTATACTACGCAAAATTAAATGTATTATGATCAAGAGGATAAGAGCAATAGCATATAGAAAGTTTTACAAAACACCAAGAACAATTAAATTTTGAACTAAGGGGAAAATATTTCAAGCCACTAGACCAACTTCTCAAAAATGTAGAATCCTAACACCTTAAAGAAATAAAGCTACAATTTTACGAGGAAAAGACATGTAAATTGAGTTAAAGAAAATACATTGAAGTAACATACCTCCTCTATTTCCTTCTTCTGTGATGCCTTGGAATCTGATCTCCAGGCAATGTATAGTAATCGCAGACCAAAAAACGCATAAAGCACTGAATGGAATAAACAAAATGTTGATAGTATCAAAATGTGCCAAACAACTGCAATACATTGGTCACTAAGTTTGCAGTTATCTTTTTCATTCAAGGTGTACATGGACTAAGAACGTTTtgaactatatatatatttttaattatgctTTAATCAGTCAAGCATCGTGATCAAGAGGCAAAAGTACAAAGTTTCAATTTAAGATGCAAATATTTGTATTATTGATTCAGTTGAACTTCATATTTCTATACATAGGAAATTGTGTAAATCACAACTGCACCTAACAACAATTGTATTAGTAATACAATGCAGAACAGCACTAATTTATAATGGCAATATTTGCCTTACAAGTGAAGAAATCAAAGATTTACAAAAGGACTGAATTAACTTTTATATGACATTTAAAAGTATTTGAGAAGAAAACATAATTTATCGTTTGAATATATCTTTGTAAGAAAGTAGATGCAAATCCTTACTACATGTGCATATCACAGAATACCAAAATAA from Zingiber officinale cultivar Zhangliang chromosome 4A, Zo_v1.1, whole genome shotgun sequence includes the following:
- the LOC121972078 gene encoding protein XRI1-like isoform X2, whose amino-acid sequence is MEFDDGNDAGNNGIWEWQGDEYSLQRDTRNELPHLFWDKINQNEDDLLYILDEHTPIKDCADLGHLLSDLGGDATKGWEECRDSMQLKRRRMLQFTSDARESPNDEMASALLKTKSTIMEDEIAESLECTAQWASAFSEERSGLNCEGLDQSSDGWLVDCLNESEMQCSPDEMNTIVAFNQQADISEYYQDSPTMETDTMPEITAPINLKVSKGKKSCIRSPRKLTTSVAYPFALIKPCGVHGDLTLSDINQRIHAPPPSKLKHVKDEDPFDLYPTSAFSGKPVVVKTKIRTEGGQGSITITRTKG
- the LOC121972078 gene encoding protein XRI1-like isoform X1; this encodes MEFDDGNDAGNNCSGIWEWQGDEYSLQRDTRNELPHLFWDKINQNEDDLLYILDEHTPIKDCADLGHLLSDLGGDATKGWEECRDSMQLKRRRMLQFTSDARESPNDEMASALLKTKSTIMEDEIAESLECTAQWASAFSEERSGLNCEGLDQSSDGWLVDCLNESEMQCSPDEMNTIVAFNQQADISEYYQDSPTMETDTMPEITAPINLKVSKGKKSCIRSPRKLTTSVAYPFALIKPCGVHGDLTLSDINQRIHAPPPSKLKHVKDEDPFDLYPTSAFSGKPVVVKTKIRTEGGQGSITITRTKG